The following proteins are encoded in a genomic region of Arcobacter suis CECT 7833:
- a CDS encoding circularly permuted type 2 ATP-grasp protein: MSIFDSCKLESSFDEMFDAQCNVKPHWNEIKNGLDNAGIKQLEQKQLEIDWRLEDNGVTYNIYNDPEGNNRRWNLDPIPMVLTSAEWDEISKGLKQRAKLLNLIFKDLYTEQRLIKEGIVPAEIIFAHKSFIPEVFNFENIDYYSMRFYATDISRGPDGKFWVINDRTQSPSGLGYAIENRLTMNSISNDLYPNVEILKMAKFIEGFKNMLKSLCSSNQDNPLIALLTPGPLNETYFEHSYISSFLDLTLVQGEDLLVKNNQLWLKSLNGLRKVDTLLRRVDSQYCDPLELRNDSQLGVAGLVNVIRKHNLSMINPIGVGILENIGLNPFMKNIAKYLLDEELILPQIATWWCGQKNELDFVLKNIKNLIIKKIDRTDNIEVYFANKLNDEDLKNLIEKIQNNPHYYVGQEIIDFSTTPSFTKGKVEPRNTVIRAFSYLHEDKYHVMPGGLIRVSPTKDSLVVSNQKGGTSKDLWILGKSDDFSGNNIFKNRSFIDSRLENISTKRAENLFWLGRYLTRAITTARMIRFNLKNMLNLNRYDDNTNSRKTNRILNIALTHLTMSYPGFLDEKSIFPLKEIISLIRDKNRVGTLSFTLDMLSNLNSSVKNLLAMEAWRIYERMQKEWNTYNKKEFLTNKDHINELDKLLIYLMAYKELIDESIFKEQGLILYDIGCKIETSQLLISKLRSLLTQKLDKLIEYDVLDSMLNSYESYNSYRAYYKSSLALENVLDFLIFNTKYPKSLIYIINQLLADLKELPKNIDNSHLSSFEEPVFKVFSMITLTNTKKLLETPEDEYVYKELDEFLSILSDLLTQTSEELTKTYFSHYNE, encoded by the coding sequence ATGTCAATTTTTGATAGTTGTAAGTTAGAATCATCATTTGATGAGATGTTTGATGCCCAGTGTAATGTAAAACCCCATTGGAATGAGATTAAAAATGGTTTAGATAATGCAGGAATTAAACAACTAGAACAAAAACAACTAGAAATTGATTGGAGACTTGAAGATAACGGGGTTACTTATAATATTTATAATGATCCTGAAGGAAATAATAGAAGATGGAATTTAGACCCTATTCCTATGGTTTTAACATCTGCTGAATGGGATGAAATTTCAAAGGGTTTAAAACAAAGGGCAAAACTTTTAAATCTAATTTTTAAAGATTTATATACTGAACAAAGATTAATAAAAGAAGGAATTGTTCCTGCTGAAATCATCTTTGCTCACAAAAGTTTTATTCCTGAAGTTTTTAATTTTGAGAATATTGATTATTACTCTATGAGATTTTATGCAACAGATATAAGCCGTGGTCCTGATGGTAAATTTTGGGTTATAAATGATAGAACTCAATCACCATCAGGTCTTGGATATGCTATAGAAAATCGTCTTACGATGAACTCTATATCAAATGATTTATATCCAAATGTTGAGATTTTAAAAATGGCAAAATTTATAGAGGGTTTTAAAAATATGTTAAAATCTCTCTGCTCTTCCAATCAAGATAATCCTTTAATTGCACTTTTAACTCCTGGTCCTTTAAATGAAACATATTTTGAACACTCGTATATTAGTTCTTTTTTAGATTTAACTCTTGTTCAAGGGGAAGATTTACTTGTGAAAAACAACCAATTATGGTTAAAAAGTTTAAATGGTTTACGAAAAGTTGATACTTTATTAAGAAGAGTTGATTCACAATATTGCGACCCACTGGAACTTAGAAATGATTCACAACTTGGAGTGGCTGGACTTGTAAATGTAATTAGAAAACATAATTTATCAATGATAAATCCAATTGGTGTTGGTATTTTAGAGAATATTGGACTAAATCCTTTTATGAAAAATATTGCCAAATATCTATTAGATGAAGAGTTAATATTGCCACAAATCGCAACTTGGTGGTGTGGACAAAAAAATGAACTTGATTTTGTACTAAAAAATATTAAAAATCTAATTATCAAAAAAATAGATAGAACTGATAATATAGAAGTATATTTTGCAAATAAATTAAATGATGAAGATTTAAAAAACTTAATAGAAAAAATTCAAAACAATCCACACTATTATGTGGGTCAAGAAATAATAGATTTTTCAACAACTCCTTCTTTTACAAAAGGAAAAGTAGAACCTCGAAATACAGTAATTAGAGCTTTTTCATATTTACATGAAGATAAATATCATGTAATGCCAGGAGGTTTGATTAGAGTTTCTCCCACAAAAGACTCTTTAGTTGTATCAAATCAAAAAGGTGGAACAAGTAAAGATTTATGGATTCTTGGTAAAAGTGATGATTTTTCTGGAAATAATATCTTTAAAAATAGGTCGTTTATTGATTCAAGATTAGAAAATATTTCAACAAAAAGAGCAGAAAATCTTTTTTGGTTAGGAAGATATTTAACAAGAGCTATAACAACGGCTAGAATGATTAGATTTAATTTAAAAAATATGCTTAATCTAAACAGATATGATGATAATACAAACTCAAGAAAAACAAATAGAATTTTAAATATTGCTTTAACCCATTTAACTATGAGTTATCCAGGATTTTTGGATGAAAAATCTATTTTTCCGTTAAAAGAGATTATCTCATTAATTAGGGACAAAAACAGAGTTGGAACTCTTAGTTTTACCCTTGATATGTTATCAAACCTAAATTCTAGTGTAAAAAATCTTCTTGCAATGGAAGCTTGGAGAATTTATGAAAGAATGCAAAAAGAGTGGAATACTTATAATAAAAAAGAGTTTCTTACAAATAAAGATCACATAAATGAACTTGATAAATTATTGATTTATTTGATGGCTTACAAAGAATTAATTGATGAAAGTATTTTCAAAGAACAAGGTCTGATTTTATATGATATTGGTTGTAAAATAGAGACTTCTCAACTATTAATTTCAAAATTAAGATCTTTGCTTACTCAAAAACTTGATAAATTAATTGAATATGACGTTTTAGATTCTATGTTAAACTCTTATGAAAGTTACAACTCATATAGAGCTTATTATAAATCATCATTAGCTTTAGAAAATGTATTAGACTTTTTAATATTTAATACAAAATATCCAAAATCTTTGATTTATATAATAAACCAATTATTAGCCGATTTAAAAGAACTTCCAAAAAATATTGATAACTCTCACCTAAGTAGTTTTGAGGAGCCTGTATTTAAAGTATTTTCTATGATTACTTTAACAAATACCAAAAAACTTTTGGAAACTCCTGAAGATGAATATGTATATAAAGAATTGGATGAATTTTTATCAATACTTTCTGATTTATTAACACAAACATCTGAAGAATTAACAAAAACATATTTTTCACACTACAACGAGTAA
- a CDS encoding transglutaminase family protein, with amino-acid sequence MIYEIYHETKFDYVALVTFSHNLARLKPKDSNTQKLLEYSLKIEPTPYETNEFLDYFENTNNFMLIREAHKSLKVIATSKVERIKEEIDKELDLLKDIKTSVKDLKQRLSSYHPDDVLAKYFLFETDSIPMPSAEIKKYVLESFDENRNIIEATNEFMARIFNDFKFVSGFSDITTPIEVIFKEKKGVCQDFAQFAISALRSIGIPTRYVSGYIQTLPAQGKEKLFGADASHAWFSIYIPDFGWADFDPTNNKIPNEEYIILGYGRDYLDISPLKGVVQSSGNSSLGVKVDVKILAD; translated from the coding sequence ATGATTTATGAAATATACCACGAAACAAAATTCGATTATGTCGCTCTTGTAACTTTTAGTCATAATTTAGCAAGATTAAAACCTAAAGATTCTAATACTCAAAAACTATTAGAATACTCTTTAAAAATAGAGCCAACACCTTATGAAACAAATGAATTTTTAGATTATTTTGAAAATACAAATAATTTTATGCTTATTAGGGAAGCCCATAAAAGCTTAAAAGTTATTGCAACTTCAAAAGTTGAAAGAATTAAAGAAGAAATAGATAAAGAGTTAGATTTATTAAAAGATATAAAAACCTCTGTAAAAGATTTGAAACAAAGACTCAGTTCTTATCATCCAGATGATGTTTTAGCAAAATATTTTTTATTTGAAACTGACTCTATTCCTATGCCATCAGCAGAAATAAAAAAATATGTTTTAGAATCTTTTGATGAAAATAGAAATATTATTGAAGCAACTAATGAATTTATGGCAAGAATTTTTAATGATTTTAAATTTGTTTCAGGTTTTAGTGATATTACAACTCCAATTGAAGTGATTTTTAAAGAGAAAAAAGGGGTTTGCCAAGATTTCGCACAATTTGCAATTTCAGCACTTAGAAGTATTGGAATTCCTACACGATATGTGAGTGGTTATATACAAACTCTTCCAGCCCAAGGAAAAGAAAAACTTTTTGGAGCAGATGCTTCTCATGCTTGGTTTTCTATTTATATTCCTGATTTTGGTTGGGCTGATTTTGATCCTACAAACAATAAAATTCCAAATGAAGAGTATATAATATTAGGATATGGAAGAGATTATTTAGATATTTCTCCTTTAAAAGGAGTTGTTCAAAGTAGTGGAAATAGTTCGTTGGGTGTTAAAGTTGATGTTAAAATCTTAGCAGATTAG
- a CDS encoding transglutaminase family protein, translating to MSLKVVISHKTHYKYDRAISLSPHIIRLRPAPHSRTPIEAYSLKIKPDNHFLNWQQDPFGNYQARLVFPEKTKEFEIDVEIIADLITLNPFDFFVEDSATNFPFEYKKDLKKELKPYLKIEEDGKLLTEFVGKIDKTEKPIIDFLVEVNQKINQYVNYTVRLEPGVQTCKTTLEKKLGSCRDSAWLFVQVLRHLGLAARFVSGYLVQLTADVKSLDGPSGPEADFTDLHAWTEVYIPGAGWVGLDSTSGLFAGEGHIPLACTPHYNSAHAIEGFSDKCETEFEFDNSVTRIFESPRVTKPYKEEQWKAIYDLGFKVDEDLEKNDVRLTMGGEPTFVSIDDMESAQWNSEADGEHKRELATKLARRLLETTTTGGLLHHAQGKWYPGEPLPRWQTTIYWRKDKKPVWENPALLANKNDVFEYTASDAKNFLSTLASVLGVSDENISPAFEDPIYYIMKEAELPIDIDPLKYNLKDPLERKTIAEKLAQGLNNEVGYVLPLNFGVTKWISSKWEFRRNHLFLSAGNSPLGLRLPLESLVVKPPIELEKSFETDLFAFAPELGDYIKDVKKRAKKTSKKTTEKFNSNTFVRTAITSEIRDSKLCIFLPPIEDTEVFLDLIASIEQTATILNLSVIIEGYEPPHDLRTDRIKVTPDPGVIEVNIQPATSWKELSDNLLALYEDARLCRLGTEKFMIDGRHTGTGGGNHVTIGALKPSDSPLLRNPQLLRSLITFWQHHPGLSYLFSGAFIGPTSQAPRVDEGRPENLYELEIAFSQIPEHGDVPFWLTDRLFRHMLTDITGNTHRSEFCIDKLYSPDSSTGRLGILELRAFDMPPHSQMALLQMLLVRALVSCFWQKPYKHDLVRWGTRLHDKFLLEHYVKDDLKSVVQYLNDEGYEFKLDWFDPFFEFRFPLYGMTMIEGMPVEIRSAIEPWHVLGEESSSQGTARYVDSSVERLQIKIENFNEERYIVTCNGVQVPLSKTDIEGEFVSGVRYKAWQPWSALHPTIKVDTPLTFDIIDKWNTRSIGGFNYFVAHPGGRSYDSFPVNSYEAESRRINRYWDFNHSQGEIEAYEPSISGEANTIFAVEATRTLKNTKGSKKLLFKEMPKNKEYPHTLDLRQRWIKK from the coding sequence ATGTCTTTGAAAGTAGTAATTTCTCATAAAACTCACTATAAATATGATAGAGCTATATCTTTGTCTCCACATATTATAAGGTTGCGTCCAGCTCCTCATAGTAGAACTCCTATTGAAGCTTATTCTTTAAAAATCAAACCTGATAATCACTTTTTAAATTGGCAACAAGATCCATTTGGAAATTACCAAGCAAGATTGGTATTTCCTGAAAAAACTAAAGAATTTGAAATTGATGTTGAAATCATTGCAGATTTAATCACATTAAATCCTTTTGATTTCTTTGTTGAAGATAGTGCTACAAACTTTCCTTTTGAATATAAGAAAGATTTAAAAAAAGAGTTAAAACCTTATTTAAAAATTGAAGAAGATGGCAAATTATTAACTGAGTTTGTTGGTAAAATTGATAAAACAGAAAAACCAATTATTGATTTTTTAGTTGAAGTTAATCAAAAAATTAACCAATATGTAAACTATACGGTAAGACTAGAACCAGGTGTTCAAACTTGTAAAACTACTTTAGAAAAGAAATTAGGTTCGTGTAGAGATTCTGCTTGGCTTTTTGTACAAGTTTTAAGACATTTAGGACTTGCAGCACGTTTTGTATCTGGATATTTAGTTCAATTAACAGCCGATGTTAAATCACTTGATGGACCAAGTGGTCCTGAAGCTGACTTTACAGATTTACATGCTTGGACAGAAGTTTATATTCCAGGTGCTGGATGGGTTGGACTTGATAGTACAAGTGGATTATTTGCAGGGGAAGGTCATATTCCATTAGCTTGTACACCTCATTATAATAGTGCCCATGCAATCGAAGGATTTAGTGATAAATGTGAAACTGAGTTTGAATTTGATAATAGTGTTACAAGAATTTTTGAATCTCCAAGGGTTACAAAACCTTATAAAGAAGAACAATGGAAAGCTATTTATGACTTAGGTTTCAAAGTTGATGAAGATTTAGAAAAAAATGATGTTCGTCTAACAATGGGAGGAGAACCAACATTTGTTTCTATTGATGATATGGAATCAGCTCAATGGAATAGTGAAGCAGATGGTGAACATAAAAGAGAATTAGCAACAAAACTTGCAAGAAGACTTTTAGAAACTACAACAACAGGTGGACTATTACATCATGCCCAAGGAAAATGGTATCCAGGTGAACCACTTCCACGATGGCAAACAACAATTTACTGGAGAAAAGACAAAAAACCAGTTTGGGAAAATCCAGCACTTCTTGCAAATAAAAATGATGTTTTTGAGTATACAGCTTCTGATGCAAAAAACTTTTTATCAACTCTTGCTTCTGTTTTAGGTGTTAGTGATGAAAATATAAGTCCAGCATTTGAAGATCCAATCTATTATATTATGAAAGAAGCTGAACTTCCTATTGATATTGACCCTTTAAAATATAATTTAAAAGATCCACTTGAGAGAAAAACAATTGCTGAAAAATTAGCACAAGGTTTAAATAATGAAGTTGGATATGTTTTACCTTTAAATTTTGGAGTTACAAAATGGATAAGTTCAAAATGGGAATTTAGAAGAAATCACCTATTTTTAAGTGCTGGAAATTCACCATTGGGATTAAGACTTCCATTAGAATCATTAGTAGTAAAACCACCTATTGAACTAGAAAAAAGTTTTGAAACAGACCTTTTTGCCTTTGCTCCAGAGCTTGGAGATTATATTAAAGATGTGAAAAAAAGAGCGAAAAAAACTAGTAAAAAAACAACTGAGAAATTTAATTCAAACACTTTTGTAAGAACTGCAATTACATCTGAAATTAGAGATAGTAAACTTTGTATTTTCCTTCCTCCAATTGAAGATACAGAAGTATTCCTTGATTTAATTGCTTCAATTGAACAAACTGCAACTATATTAAATTTATCAGTAATAATCGAAGGTTATGAACCACCACACGATTTAAGAACAGATAGAATTAAAGTAACTCCAGATCCAGGTGTTATTGAAGTTAATATTCAACCTGCAACTTCTTGGAAAGAGTTAAGTGATAATTTACTTGCACTTTATGAAGATGCTAGACTTTGCCGACTTGGAACTGAAAAGTTTATGATTGATGGAAGACACACAGGAACAGGTGGTGGTAACCATGTTACTATTGGTGCATTAAAACCTAGTGATTCTCCACTATTAAGAAATCCTCAATTACTTAGAAGTTTAATCACATTCTGGCAACACCACCCAGGTTTATCTTATCTATTCTCAGGGGCATTCATTGGTCCAACTTCACAAGCTCCAAGGGTTGATGAAGGACGTCCTGAAAATCTTTATGAACTTGAAATTGCCTTTTCTCAAATTCCTGAGCATGGAGATGTACCATTTTGGTTAACTGATAGATTATTTAGACACATGTTAACAGATATTACAGGAAATACTCACAGAAGTGAGTTTTGTATAGATAAACTATATTCTCCTGATAGTAGTACGGGTAGACTTGGTATCTTAGAGCTTAGAGCTTTTGATATGCCACCTCACTCACAAATGGCACTTTTACAAATGTTATTAGTTCGAGCTTTAGTATCTTGTTTTTGGCAAAAACCATATAAACATGATTTAGTTAGATGGGGAACAAGATTACATGATAAATTTTTACTTGAACATTATGTAAAAGATGATTTAAAAAGTGTAGTTCAATACCTAAATGATGAAGGTTATGAGTTTAAACTTGATTGGTTTGACCCATTTTTTGAATTTAGATTCCCATTATATGGAATGACAATGATAGAAGGAATGCCAGTTGAAATAAGATCAGCAATTGAACCTTGGCATGTTTTAGGGGAAGAATCAAGTTCTCAAGGAACGGCTAGATATGTGGATTCATCGGTTGAGAGATTACAAATAAAAATTGAAAACTTCAACGAAGAAAGATACATAGTAACTTGTAATGGAGTTCAAGTTCCCCTATCAAAAACAGATATTGAAGGAGAGTTTGTAAGTGGAGTAAGATACAAAGCTTGGCAACCATGGTCAGCGTTGCATCCAACCATTAAAGTTGATACACCTTTAACTTTTGATATAATAGATAAATGGAATACTAGATCTATTGGTGGGTTTAATTATTTTGTGGCACATCCAGGCGGAAGAAGTTATGATAGTTTCCCTGTAAATTCTTATGAAGCTGAATCAAGAAGAATAAATAGATATTGGGACTTCAATCACTCTCAAGGTGAAATTGAAGCTTACGAGCCATCAATTTCAGGTGAAGCAAACACTATTTTTGCAGTGGAAGCAACTAGAACTTTAAAAAACACCAAAGGAAGTAAAAAACTTCTTTTCAAAGAAATGCCAAAAAATAAAGAGTATCCTCATACATTAGATTTAAGACAAAGGTGGATTAAAAAGTAA
- a CDS encoding M14 family metallopeptidase → MEKIEILRIESLSRAPLVVEGYLFKGTNPKAPKVAIVGAMEGDSILPLYCASTMVDFFKNKIDKEKIKGDVLIIPSINHYALNIGKRFWPLDNTDINMMFPGYELGETTQRIAKKVFDAISGYDYGIILERRPDPATCLPYIKLYKSGYEDLKSAKEFGFKMIHHRTMKSIDTVTLQYNWQLWGTKAFSIICPSDNQVDKKIASQINQAMIRFMDKTKIVDYHIFNGYESTVIDRNSIDVVKSPRSGIFISKELPGNYVSKDQVIGEIVHSLEGEVIHQFLAPCNGMITCFYSNSLIYEHAVAFRIAKIG, encoded by the coding sequence GTGGAAAAAATTGAAATACTAAGAATTGAATCATTAAGTCGAGCTCCATTAGTTGTAGAAGGTTATTTATTTAAAGGAACAAACCCAAAAGCTCCTAAAGTTGCAATTGTTGGTGCAATGGAAGGGGATTCAATTTTACCTTTATATTGTGCTTCAACAATGGTTGATTTTTTCAAAAATAAGATTGATAAAGAGAAAATAAAAGGTGATGTTTTAATAATTCCATCAATTAATCATTATGCTTTAAATATTGGAAAAAGATTTTGGCCTTTAGATAACACAGATATAAATATGATGTTCCCAGGTTATGAGTTGGGCGAAACTACTCAAAGAATTGCTAAAAAAGTATTTGATGCAATTAGTGGTTATGATTATGGAATTATTCTTGAAAGAAGACCAGATCCAGCAACTTGTCTACCTTATATAAAACTATATAAAAGTGGATATGAAGATTTAAAAAGTGCAAAAGAGTTTGGTTTTAAAATGATTCATCACAGAACTATGAAATCAATAGATACTGTTACTTTACAATATAATTGGCAACTTTGGGGAACAAAAGCATTTTCAATTATCTGTCCAAGTGATAATCAAGTTGATAAAAAAATTGCAAGTCAAATAAATCAAGCAATGATTAGATTTATGGATAAAACAAAAATAGTTGATTATCATATTTTTAATGGTTATGAATCAACTGTAATTGATAGAAACTCTATAGATGTTGTAAAATCACCAAGAAGTGGTATTTTTATTTCAAAAGAACTTCCAGGAAATTATGTCTCAAAAGACCAAGTTATTGGGGAAATAGTACACTCTTTAGAAGGTGAAGTTATTCATCAATTTTTAGCTCCATGTAATGGAATGATTACTTGTTTTTATAGTAATTCTTTGATATATGAACATGCAGTTGCTTTTAGAATTGCAAAGATAGGCTAA
- a CDS encoding M14 family metallopeptidase, whose amino-acid sequence MNTTEIFTSELPVGEKLSIKRTRFEPLEKSKNKIKRISIVSGIHGDELEGQLVIYLLSDWLNNNSDKIKGIIDVYPAVNSLGVDTITRGFPLYDVDLNRTFPGSANEFLPGQVVHALANDVKGSDIAIDIHSSNIFLREIPQIRINKEFSKSTLPLAKELNCDFIWIHDAVTVLESTFSHTMNSMGTKTLVVEMGVGMRLTKAYGHQLLLGILNLMKKEGIIECKDDFIVREAFNSEVGEVYYLNAPKSGLFVPALDHCAIIKKDEKIGDIVDPLTGTIHATLFAPNDGILFTLREYPVVYEGSLIARIFGDNSGKN is encoded by the coding sequence ATGAATACAACAGAGATTTTTACATCTGAATTACCAGTAGGCGAAAAATTATCTATAAAAAGAACTAGATTTGAACCTTTAGAAAAATCGAAAAATAAAATAAAAAGAATTTCAATTGTAAGTGGAATCCATGGAGATGAGTTAGAAGGTCAATTAGTTATATATCTTTTATCTGATTGGCTAAATAATAATAGTGATAAAATAAAAGGGATAATTGATGTTTATCCAGCTGTTAACTCTTTGGGTGTAGATACGATAACAAGAGGATTTCCTTTATATGATGTTGATTTGAATAGAACTTTTCCAGGAAGTGCAAATGAATTTTTGCCCGGACAAGTTGTTCATGCTTTGGCAAATGATGTAAAAGGGAGTGATATTGCTATTGATATTCACTCAAGTAATATTTTCTTACGAGAAATTCCTCAAATTAGAATAAATAAAGAATTCTCAAAATCTACTTTGCCCCTTGCTAAAGAGTTAAATTGTGATTTTATTTGGATTCATGATGCTGTTACAGTTTTAGAATCAACTTTTTCACACACTATGAATTCTATGGGCACAAAAACACTGGTTGTTGAAATGGGTGTTGGAATGAGACTTACAAAAGCTTATGGACATCAATTATTATTGGGTATTTTAAACCTTATGAAAAAAGAAGGCATTATTGAGTGTAAAGATGATTTTATTGTAAGAGAAGCCTTTAACTCAGAAGTTGGAGAAGTTTATTATCTAAATGCACCAAAAAGTGGATTGTTTGTTCCTGCACTTGACCATTGTGCAATTATCAAAAAAGATGAAAAAATAGGGGATATTGTTGATCCTTTAACTGGAACTATCCATGCTACATTGTTTGCTCCAAATGATGGAATATTATTTACTCTAAGAGAATATCCAGTTGTTTATGAGGGTTCTTTAATAGCTAGAATTTTTGGAGATAATAGTGGAAAAAATTGA
- a CDS encoding methyl-accepting chemotaxis protein, with the protein MIKNINTKMKLLLFPFMFVIIVVVSGFVYFHYSGLENSRNQVAIQTEEFIQQLLKGRISVYQFLRTPNDVNKQKVIDNFKALDESVLELKAKLVFPKNIELSSEILVSSKEYVNNFNIVVSKIIENQNNGIKEETEQIKNTIKTMSESGVVLEGKIVEINKNALQLKDEAHSLLNNILLILVIVSVLVFIAFSLLISNIVTKSLTDFKNGLLSFFDYLNKKTTKISLLEDSAKDEFGEMALFVNENIKQIENTLNQDVALIEDAKVVMTRVNNGWYGQFIEKSTSNASLEEFKNNVNQMIKSTRDRFAEVDDILEQYARLNYLETLNMHPNDERGGLFEKLVTGINTLQNSITQMLVENKTNGLTLDESSNILLVNVDKLNQSSNEAAASLEETAAAIEEITSNIRNNTENISKMASLSNEVTASATHGEKLANQTTVSMDEINIQVNAINEAISVIDQIAFQTNILSLNAAVEAATAGEAGKGFAVVAAEVRNLASRSAEAAKEIKSIVENATTKANQGKQIAGNMIEGYKQLNQNITHTINLIQDIQNASKEQLLGIEQINDAVNQLDQQTQQNAMVASQTHDVAVLTDQIAKLVVSNADEKEFKGKNEVKAKSVKAAAKAIHAAESQSKIVSNTKVTPKAVKHESNHVTATKTKTKDDAEWESF; encoded by the coding sequence ATGATAAAAAACATAAACACAAAAATGAAACTTTTATTGTTTCCATTTATGTTTGTAATAATAGTAGTAGTATCGGGATTTGTATATTTTCACTATAGTGGATTAGAGAATTCAAGAAATCAAGTGGCAATACAAACAGAAGAGTTTATTCAACAATTGTTAAAAGGAAGAATTTCTGTTTATCAATTTTTAAGAACTCCAAATGATGTAAATAAACAAAAAGTAATAGATAACTTTAAAGCATTAGATGAATCTGTACTGGAATTAAAAGCGAAATTAGTTTTTCCAAAAAATATAGAATTGAGTAGTGAAATACTAGTTTCTTCGAAAGAATATGTTAATAACTTTAATATAGTCGTATCAAAAATAATAGAAAATCAAAATAATGGTATAAAAGAAGAAACAGAACAAATAAAAAATACTATTAAAACAATGTCAGAATCAGGAGTGGTTTTAGAAGGTAAAATAGTAGAGATAAATAAAAATGCTTTACAATTAAAAGATGAAGCACATAGTTTATTAAACAATATTTTACTAATTTTAGTAATAGTTTCAGTTTTAGTATTTATAGCATTCTCTTTACTAATTTCAAATATCGTTACTAAGTCTTTGACAGATTTCAAAAATGGACTTCTATCTTTCTTTGATTATTTAAACAAAAAAACAACAAAGATTTCATTACTAGAAGATAGTGCAAAAGATGAATTCGGAGAGATGGCACTGTTTGTAAATGAAAATATAAAACAAATAGAAAATACATTAAACCAAGATGTGGCCTTAATCGAAGATGCAAAAGTAGTAATGACAAGAGTAAATAATGGATGGTATGGACAATTTATAGAAAAGTCAACTTCAAATGCTTCTTTAGAAGAGTTTAAAAATAATGTAAACCAAATGATAAAAAGTACAAGAGATAGATTTGCAGAAGTTGATGATATTTTAGAACAATATGCAAGACTTAACTATTTAGAAACTTTAAATATGCACCCAAATGATGAAAGAGGTGGATTATTTGAGAAATTAGTAACAGGTATTAACACTTTGCAAAACTCAATTACTCAAATGTTAGTTGAAAATAAAACAAATGGATTGACTTTAGATGAAAGCTCAAATATCCTTCTTGTAAATGTAGATAAATTAAATCAAAGCTCAAATGAAGCAGCAGCTTCTTTAGAAGAAACAGCAGCAGCTATTGAAGAGATAACTTCTAATATTAGAAATAATACAGAGAATATTTCAAAAATGGCAAGCCTTTCAAATGAAGTAACAGCCTCTGCAACACATGGTGAAAAACTAGCAAATCAAACAACAGTTTCAATGGATGAAATAAATATACAAGTAAATGCAATAAATGAAGCAATAAGTGTAATAGATCAAATAGCATTCCAAACAAATATTCTTTCTTTAAATGCAGCCGTAGAAGCAGCAACCGCTGGAGAAGCTGGAAAAGGATTTGCAGTTGTTGCAGCAGAAGTAAGAAATCTTGCATCTCGTTCAGCAGAAGCAGCTAAAGAGATAAAATCTATTGTTGAAAACGCAACAACAAAAGCAAATCAAGGTAAACAAATAGCTGGGAATATGATAGAAGGATATAAACAGTTAAATCAAAATATTACTCATACAATAAATCTAATCCAAGATATACAAAATGCTTCAAAAGAACAGTTACTAGGAATTGAACAAATAAATGATGCAGTAAATCAATTAGATCAACAAACACAACAAAATGCTATGGTAGCAAGTCAAACACATGATGTAGCAGTATTAACAGACCAAATAGCGAAATTAGTTGTATCAAATGCTGATGAAAAAGAATTCAAAGGTAAAAACGAGGTTAAGGCTAAGAGCGTAAAGGCTGCTGCAAAAGCTATTCATGCTGCTGAAAGCCAAAGTAAAATAGTATCAAACACAAAAGTAACACCAAAAGCTGTAAAACATGAGTCAAATCACGTGACTGCAACTAAAACTAAAACAAAAGATGACGCAGAGTGGGAGAGTTTTTAA